A part of Agromyces protaetiae genomic DNA contains:
- a CDS encoding MFS transporter, with translation MTDAPGTIGAGEAPGILQQPYRWLSLGMFALIFLAAFETLAVTTVMPLVADELDGWSLYAVAFAMPLAAGIVGMVVAGNWSDRSGPVRPLVAASIVWLVGVLIAGTATTMETLVAGRFVHGIGGAAVIVPLYVIVARVYPERLRAKVFAGFAAAWVIPSIVGPALAGVIAEATSWHWVFLGVLLLIVPVAPLVLRPLRRERAHLGGDPSVAWSASRIAWSVLTAVAALGFGLAKELPTPWAAITAIAALVVVAVSVRALVPAGTLVARRGMPAVVLVRTIVAAAFFATEVYLPALFRQEYGMAPALAGAVLTGAGVSWAIASWLQGRLPHVSNASIVRIGSATLAVALVIVFTVAFFAWHPAVAFVAWSVAGFGMGLMYPRFSVAVLELSPKAAQGFNTSALTIGESLGASAAIAGTALAASAVSARAFTPEFAVTVVLAVVAVVLAPRVRPVASD, from the coding sequence GTGACCGACGCGCCGGGCACGATCGGCGCAGGTGAGGCGCCCGGCATCCTCCAGCAGCCCTACCGCTGGCTCAGTCTCGGGATGTTCGCGCTCATCTTCCTCGCCGCGTTCGAGACGCTCGCCGTCACGACCGTCATGCCGCTCGTCGCCGACGAGCTCGACGGGTGGTCGCTCTACGCGGTCGCGTTCGCGATGCCGCTCGCGGCGGGCATCGTCGGGATGGTCGTCGCGGGCAACTGGTCCGATCGCTCAGGACCGGTCCGACCCCTCGTCGCGGCGTCGATCGTGTGGCTCGTGGGCGTGCTCATCGCGGGCACCGCGACGACCATGGAGACCCTCGTCGCAGGCCGCTTCGTGCACGGCATCGGGGGCGCGGCGGTCATCGTGCCGCTCTACGTCATCGTCGCACGCGTGTATCCCGAGCGCTTGCGCGCGAAGGTGTTCGCGGGGTTCGCGGCGGCGTGGGTCATCCCGTCGATCGTGGGGCCCGCGCTCGCCGGCGTGATCGCCGAGGCGACGAGCTGGCACTGGGTCTTCCTCGGCGTGCTCCTGCTCATCGTGCCGGTCGCTCCGCTCGTGCTGAGGCCGCTGCGACGCGAGCGCGCGCACCTCGGCGGCGACCCGTCCGTCGCGTGGAGCGCCAGCCGCATCGCGTGGTCGGTGCTGACGGCGGTCGCGGCGCTCGGGTTCGGGCTCGCGAAGGAGCTGCCGACGCCGTGGGCGGCGATCACGGCGATCGCAGCCCTTGTCGTCGTCGCCGTGTCGGTGCGGGCGCTCGTGCCCGCAGGCACGCTCGTCGCGCGGCGCGGCATGCCCGCGGTCGTCCTCGTCCGCACGATCGTCGCGGCGGCGTTCTTCGCGACCGAGGTCTATCTGCCGGCGCTCTTCCGCCAGGAGTACGGCATGGCGCCCGCGCTCGCGGGGGCGGTGCTCACGGGGGCCGGCGTGAGCTGGGCGATCGCGTCGTGGCTGCAGGGCAGACTGCCGCACGTGTCGAACGCGAGCATCGTCCGCATCGGGTCGGCGACGCTTGCGGTCGCGCTCGTCATCGTGTTCACGGTCGCGTTCTTCGCGTGGCATCCGGCCGTCGCGTTCGTCGCGTGGTCGGTCGCCGGGTTCGGGATGGGTCTCATGTATCCGCGATTCTCGGTGGCCGTGCTCGAGCTCTCGCCGAAGGCGGCGCAGGGGTTCAACACGTCGGCGCTGACGATCGGCGAGTCGCTCGGGGCATCCGCCGCGATCGCGGGCACGGCGCTCGCCGCGAGCGCCGTCTCGGCCCGGGCGTTCACGCCCGAGTTCGCCGTGACGGTCGTCCTCGCGGTCGTCGCGGTCGTGCTCGCTCCGCGCGTGCGGCCCGTCGCGAGCGACTGA
- a CDS encoding aldo/keto reductase codes for MTAPTYALRDGNRIPAIGLGTYKLDDGSGVEGIVSAIDDGYRLLDTAYNYGNEAAVGEAISRTTVDRSDLYVQTKLPGRHHGFDATLASFEESRRALGLEWVDLYLIHWPNPSVDKYVESWRAMITLREKGLVRSIGVSNFTEAMLTRLGEETGLLPVVNQVEMHPYFPQGALRAFHEEHGIRTQSWSPLGRKSDLLDEPVIVELADAYGVSVAQLVLRWHIELGSIPIPKSSSAERRRANFDVFGFELAPEHVEAISALERGRIWGADPNTHEEQ; via the coding sequence ATGACCGCCCCCACCTACGCCCTCCGTGACGGCAACCGCATCCCGGCCATCGGCCTCGGCACGTACAAGCTCGACGACGGGTCGGGCGTGGAGGGCATCGTCTCGGCGATCGACGACGGCTACCGCCTGCTCGACACGGCCTACAACTACGGCAACGAGGCGGCCGTCGGCGAGGCGATCAGCCGCACGACCGTCGACCGCAGCGACCTCTACGTGCAGACCAAGCTCCCCGGCCGCCACCACGGATTCGATGCGACGCTCGCGAGCTTCGAGGAGTCGCGCCGCGCGCTCGGCCTCGAATGGGTCGACCTCTACCTCATCCACTGGCCCAACCCGAGCGTCGACAAGTACGTCGAGTCGTGGCGTGCGATGATCACGCTCCGCGAGAAGGGCCTCGTCCGCTCGATCGGCGTCTCGAACTTCACCGAAGCGATGCTCACGCGCCTCGGCGAGGAGACCGGGCTCCTGCCCGTCGTGAACCAGGTCGAGATGCACCCGTACTTCCCGCAAGGCGCGCTCCGCGCGTTCCACGAGGAGCACGGGATCCGCACGCAGAGCTGGAGCCCCCTCGGCCGCAAGTCCGACCTGCTCGACGAACCCGTCATCGTCGAACTCGCCGACGCCTACGGCGTCTCGGTCGCGCAGCTCGTGCTGCGCTGGCACATCGAGCTCGGGTCGATCCCCATTCCGAAGTCGTCGAGCGCCGAACGCCGCAGGGCCAACTTCGACGTCTTCGGGTTCGAGCTCGCGCCCGAGCACGTCGAGGCGATCTCCGCGCTCGAACGCGGGCGCATCTGGGGCGCCGACCCGAACACGCACGAGGAGCAGTGA
- a CDS encoding cyclase family protein, translating to MTEYRAVFDAEVSFVNGGGLSAQGFRLDVPRADVSEGEVAELLVRHLGLALVGGVEFAGFEVVEEAHKGSRGVDRHQDVSKPTDASGRGPLVDLSHTIRAGLVTYPGIPAPTIRPHLTREASRKTYAPGTEFEIDVIDLPGNTGTYLDSPFHRYEDGGDLSTLPLETLVGLRAEVFHLQDASERGIPAAVFFERPREALAGAAVLLHTGWSRRFGTPAYATGSPFLTEEGTRFLVDAGVALVGIDALNIDDTESGGTRPAHTLLLEAGIHVVEHLTALDRLPARGARFTAVPPRVEGFGTFPVRAFAELPAGE from the coding sequence ATGACCGAGTATCGCGCCGTGTTCGACGCCGAGGTGTCGTTCGTCAACGGCGGAGGGCTCAGCGCGCAGGGCTTCCGTCTGGACGTGCCGCGCGCCGACGTCTCCGAGGGGGAGGTCGCCGAACTCCTCGTGCGTCACCTCGGGCTCGCGCTCGTCGGCGGCGTCGAGTTCGCGGGGTTCGAGGTCGTCGAAGAGGCGCACAAGGGGTCGCGGGGTGTTGATCGCCATCAGGATGTCTCGAAGCCGACGGATGCCTCGGGGCGCGGCCCGCTCGTCGATCTCAGCCACACGATCCGCGCCGGGCTCGTGACCTACCCGGGCATCCCCGCGCCGACGATCCGCCCGCACCTGACGCGCGAGGCATCGCGCAAGACGTACGCTCCGGGCACCGAGTTCGAGATCGACGTCATCGATCTGCCGGGCAACACGGGCACCTACCTCGACAGTCCGTTCCACCGCTACGAAGACGGCGGCGACCTCTCGACGCTGCCGCTCGAGACGCTCGTCGGGCTGCGTGCCGAGGTGTTCCATCTGCAGGATGCCTCGGAGCGGGGCATCCCGGCGGCCGTCTTCTTCGAACGCCCGCGCGAGGCGCTCGCGGGCGCCGCCGTGCTCCTCCACACGGGCTGGAGCAGGCGCTTCGGCACGCCCGCGTACGCGACGGGCTCGCCGTTCCTCACCGAGGAGGGCACGCGGTTCCTCGTCGACGCGGGCGTCGCGCTCGTCGGCATCGATGCCCTCAACATCGACGACACCGAGTCGGGCGGCACGCGGCCGGCGCACACGCTCCTCCTCGAAGCGGGCATCCACGTCGTCGAGCATCTCACCGCCCTCGACCGCCTGCCCGCGCGCGGCGCGCGGTTCACGGCCGTGCCACCGCGAGTCGAAGGGTTCGGCACATTCCCCGTTCGCGCGTTCGCGGAGCTGCCCGCGGGGGAGTGA
- a CDS encoding APC family permease encodes MTQERTDASSPTRAAETSGSSETYGAPAHRGTLGLGQGTALYIASVLGTGILALPGLAAAAAGPASILAVAAVLVLSIPLAGTFAALAARYPDPGGVASYVRTALGGTAARMTGYWFYFGVCVGAPVVAVLGGEYVVAVLGVERAAVPFVGAVILVLPYIVNWFGVRVAGWVQFVLTGLLLAVVVGVVAVTFPAVDARHFEPFLPNGWAGVGTAVSLFVWAFAGWEVGTHIAGEFKNPRRVIPIATAIAIVVVGVGYLALQIVTVGVLGEDAGAGVVPLLDLVEGTAPGVGPVFVAVVAAIVTTGVLNAYLAAFGKLGAALGRDGDLPRFLAKGAEDGEIPRRALVVTGALTVVYFALMLLNGLDLASFILIHTSNMVAIYAAGMLAATLLLKRWSIGWWLAVVATVLTAGLLVLAWQNLAVPLVLAAASVVVTIVRRLRRPVPEETP; translated from the coding sequence GTGACCCAAGAGCGAACGGATGCCTCGAGCCCCACGCGTGCGGCCGAGACATCCGGCTCGTCCGAGACATACGGAGCGCCCGCCCACCGCGGCACCCTCGGTCTCGGCCAGGGCACGGCGCTCTACATCGCGAGTGTGCTGGGCACCGGCATCCTCGCGCTGCCGGGTCTCGCGGCTGCCGCCGCGGGCCCCGCGTCGATCCTCGCCGTCGCGGCCGTTCTCGTGCTGTCGATCCCGCTCGCGGGCACGTTCGCCGCGCTCGCCGCGCGCTACCCCGACCCGGGCGGCGTCGCGAGCTACGTGCGCACGGCGCTCGGCGGCACGGCCGCTCGCATGACGGGCTACTGGTTCTACTTCGGCGTGTGCGTGGGAGCGCCCGTCGTCGCGGTGCTCGGCGGCGAGTACGTGGTCGCCGTGCTCGGCGTCGAGCGGGCGGCGGTGCCGTTCGTCGGCGCGGTCATCCTCGTGCTGCCGTACATCGTCAACTGGTTCGGCGTGCGGGTCGCGGGCTGGGTGCAGTTCGTGCTCACGGGGCTCCTGCTCGCGGTCGTCGTGGGCGTCGTCGCCGTGACGTTCCCGGCCGTCGACGCGCGACACTTCGAGCCGTTCCTGCCGAACGGCTGGGCGGGCGTCGGCACGGCCGTGAGTCTCTTCGTGTGGGCCTTCGCGGGGTGGGAGGTCGGCACCCACATCGCGGGCGAGTTCAAGAACCCGCGTCGGGTCATCCCGATCGCCACCGCCATCGCGATCGTCGTCGTGGGCGTCGGCTACCTCGCCCTCCAGATCGTGACGGTCGGCGTCCTCGGCGAAGACGCCGGCGCGGGCGTCGTGCCGCTCCTCGACCTGGTCGAGGGCACCGCCCCCGGGGTCGGCCCGGTCTTCGTCGCGGTCGTCGCGGCGATCGTCACGACGGGTGTGCTGAACGCCTACCTCGCGGCGTTCGGCAAGCTCGGCGCCGCCCTCGGCCGCGACGGCGATCTGCCGCGCTTTCTCGCGAAGGGCGCAGAAGACGGCGAGATCCCGCGCCGCGCGCTCGTCGTGACGGGCGCGCTCACGGTCGTCTACTTCGCGCTCATGCTGCTGAACGGCCTCGACCTCGCGAGCTTCATCCTCATCCACACGTCGAACATGGTCGCGATCTACGCGGCCGGCATGCTCGCGGCGACGCTGCTCCTGAAGCGCTGGAGCATCGGGTGGTGGCTCGCCGTCGTCGCGACTGTGCTCACCGCGGGGCTTCTCGTGCTCGCGTGGCAGAACCTCGCCGTGCCGCTCGTGCTCGCCGCGGCATCCGTCGTCGTCACGATCGTCCGCCGGCTCCGCCGCCCCGTCCCCGAGGAGACTCCATGA
- a CDS encoding cystathionine gamma-synthase yields MLHDDARFDTRAIHAGQAFDPTTGAVIPPIYQTSTYVQDGIGGLRNGYEYSRGTNPTRTALETQLAALEGGIRGLSFASGLAAEDALLRTVLTPGDHVVVGNDVYGGTHRLVRRIFGAWGVTHSTVDTSDLDAVRGAIELGTTKVLWVETPSNPLMKISDIAALAEIANEAGVVTVVDNTFASPALQQPIALGADVVVHSTTKYLGGHSDVVGGGLVFAAGQEELADQVQFTQFAAGAVSGPFDAFLTSRGIKTLGIRMERHSSNAQAIAERLAEHAGVARVFYPGLASHPGHELAARQMSGFGGMLSIELAGGGEAARRFAESTELIQLAESLGGVESLVNHPWSMTHASVRGTEAEVPESIVRISVGIEDVNDLLADIDGALARL; encoded by the coding sequence ATGCTTCACGACGACGCCCGTTTCGACACCCGCGCGATCCACGCGGGCCAGGCCTTCGACCCCACGACGGGCGCGGTCATCCCGCCCATTTACCAGACCTCGACCTATGTGCAAGACGGCATCGGCGGGCTCCGCAACGGGTACGAGTACTCGCGCGGCACGAACCCGACCCGCACGGCGCTCGAGACCCAGCTCGCGGCGCTCGAGGGCGGCATCCGCGGCCTGTCGTTCGCGTCGGGCCTCGCCGCCGAAGACGCGCTGCTCCGCACGGTGCTGACGCCGGGCGACCACGTCGTCGTCGGCAACGACGTGTACGGCGGCACGCACCGGCTCGTGCGCCGGATCTTCGGCGCGTGGGGCGTGACGCACTCGACGGTCGACACGAGCGACCTCGACGCCGTGCGCGGCGCGATCGAGCTCGGCACGACGAAGGTGCTGTGGGTCGAGACGCCGTCGAACCCGCTCATGAAAATCAGCGACATCGCGGCGCTCGCCGAGATCGCGAACGAGGCGGGCGTCGTGACGGTCGTCGACAACACGTTCGCGAGCCCGGCGCTGCAGCAGCCGATCGCGCTCGGCGCCGACGTGGTCGTGCACTCGACGACGAAGTACCTCGGCGGCCACTCCGACGTGGTCGGCGGCGGACTCGTGTTCGCGGCCGGCCAGGAGGAGCTGGCCGACCAGGTGCAGTTCACGCAGTTCGCGGCGGGTGCCGTCTCGGGTCCGTTCGATGCGTTCCTGACCTCGCGCGGCATCAAGACCCTCGGCATCCGCATGGAGCGGCACTCGTCGAACGCGCAGGCGATCGCCGAGCGGCTCGCCGAGCACGCGGGCGTCGCGCGCGTCTTCTACCCGGGGCTCGCGTCGCACCCGGGGCACGAACTCGCGGCGCGGCAGATGTCGGGCTTCGGCGGAATGCTCTCGATCGAGCTCGCGGGCGGCGGCGAGGCCGCGCGCCGGTTCGCGGAGTCGACCGAGCTCATCCAGCTCGCCGAGTCGCTCGGCGGGGTCGAGTCGCTCGTGAACCACCCGTGGTCGATGACGCACGCGTCGGTGCGCGGCACCGAGGCCGAGGTGCCCGAGTCGATCGTGCGCATCTCGGTCGGCATCGAGGACGTGAACGACCTGTTGGCCGACATCGACGGCGCGCTCGCACGACTGTGA